A stretch of DNA from Spirochaeta isovalerica:
TCAGTTTTACCTATGACGGAGACGGCCCGGCCCTTCCTCTCTTCGATGTGCTTGAATTTAGCAGCCGGGATGTACTGTTTTCAGATGATGCTGCCAACGAAATACTGGAAATCGACCTGACAACAGACTATTCGGGAGATACGGGACTGACTTTTGAATACACCATCGATAATGGAGCAACCTGGCTCGGTTACACCGATCCCCGTTATATCGCAGCAGAAGGCCTGTACAGCGGAATAAATATCCGTGTGACCGATGGAGCGGGAAATGTTTCCGAAGGAACAGCGGTTACCAATGTAACCATAGACAGCACTCCGCCGGACTCACCGATTGTTAATATACTCACCGATCCTGTCAATGCTTCCAATTACACAGACTTTTCCTTTGCCTTAAGTGGCGGTGAAGCCGATATTACATACAATTACACTCTCAGTTCCTCTATGGGGGGAACTGATGTTACAGGAAGCGGCAGCCTCGACGGATCGGGAGAGGTATCTGTATCAGGTCTTGATACAACATCACTGAATGACGGGACACTGACTCTTCAGGTTCGACTGACAGATGAGGCAGGTAACCAGAGCGGTATCGGTCAGGACCAGGTTGAAAGGGACATTATCGCGCCCTCAGCTCCCGTTGTAACCATCAATTCTTCCGATCCGGTGACTTCGGCGGATAATGACAGCTTTTCCTTTTCCGTAACCGGGGGCGAAGAGGGCGCGGCGTACAGCTATACAATCAGTTCGGACTCAGGGGGAGCCGTGCTTTCGGGATCGGGTACTTTTGATTCAACGGGAGATTTCTCAGAAAGCAATATCAATGTGGAAGCGCTGCCCGATGGAAACTTAACCGTATCCATTGTCCAGACCGACAATGCGGAAAATCAATCCGCTGCAGGCAGCGATACGGTTGTACTCAATGCGAAAGCGTTCAATGATTCGGATTTCTCACAAGCCGTTGATGCAACCAATGTCGGTTCCTACAGTTTTTCCATATTCGGAGATCCCGATTCCACATATTCCTATACTTTGAGCTCCAGCAACGGCGGAGCCTCCCTTTCCGACTCGGGCTTGATTCCGGCAGGCGGAGAGGAGGCAATCGGACCTCTCGACTTAAGCGCTATGAACGACGGATGGCTTATCCTCATAGTCTCCGTGACCGATACACTAGGCAACTCCAGCATCAAAGTTTTTGTTGCTGAGAAAAGTTCTGTCCTTCCCGATACGGGAACAGCCGATTTTTCCGCCGCCACTATGTCTGTAACCTTTGACATGAGTTTCCACGGAAGCCAGACAGTCCCCGACAGATCAGGCGGCTCCGGAACGGAAGTCGTGAAATTCGATACGGCGGATTTCGCCGGATCGGCTTTTGATGATGTCATAAAATTCACTGATCTCTCCGATGGAGAAACCTTCGCTATCGCAGGAGGGGGCGGTTTTAATACTATTGATCTTTCGGACCATCCTGCCAGCGCCATTACAATAACCAGTGGTATTCTCGGGGATGCCGGCCAGGCCAATAACGGCTCTGTGATGATAGATCTGGGCGGAGGAGAATCTGCGGCTATCAATTTCACCGATGTCCAGTACTTTGAGTTCAATTCAAAAGTTTTCGACGGATCGCCCCATGCTCTGATCCTTGATAATATTGATGACAATGCCTATTATTTTGACGGTTCCGCCAATAGCATCATTGTTGACGACAATGGACTGAGCGACGCTTTCAGTCCTGCCATACCCATCTATCAGGGATCTCTCCAGAAAAATTTCAATCTCGGCCTATCGGTACAGATGATAACCGGAACGAGAAGTCAGAATGCTTCTCTCGTGTTTGATTATGTCGATCATGGCAATTTCAAATTTATAGAAGCCGGGGCCGGTGGAGATATCTGGAGGATCAGAGAACTCGTAAACGGCACGGCTTCCGCCAACCTGGCCACTTTCGTTGAAACTCTGGAATCCGGCGATGATTACGCCACTACGCCGGTTTACAGTCTGGAGCTGAGGGTGACCGGAGAGGACGGCGATGTGGCCGAAATCTGGTCGGCAGGAGAAATGAAGACCTCCTATGATTTCAATGAACCTCTCAACGACGGCTTATTCGGCGTCAATACCCGCAATGCCCAGTCGAAGATGACTCTGAATCTCGAGCCTTCCAACTGGGCGCCCTATGTGAAAAAGTACGATGTAAAAATCAGTCAGTCCGCGGGCAATACGGTTACGCTGGACCTGCTGGGCGATGCTCTGGATCAGGAAGATGAACCTCTGATTCTCACAGCCTTGAGCTCCGGATCCGGCACATTAAGCGACAACGGTGATGGCACCGTAACCTATCAGGTCCCCGGTCCATCCTTTTACGGAATAGATGAGTTCACATATCAGGTCAGCGACGGCACGAATATTTCAACAGGAACTATCAGGTTTGATGTGGTTCCATAAGGTAAGATCTTAAATGAATAAAATATCTCTGCTGATGGTTGTTACTATCTGCACAGCTTTACTCGATCTCCCTTCTCAGGATCAATCAGGAAGTGAAATTCCGATCCTGATTTACACTTCGGCAGATACAGCTGAAGAGGAACTGGTGAGGGAGGAATCCAGGTCGAATCTCGACCGCTACTGGGAAATGAGGGGATACGGGACAGTCTATTCGGAGCTCCCTTCCGGGGCTGATGATCAGATGATCCGGAACGAGGCGCTGAACCTCCTTGTTCCTCTGATTCTCATTTCAGATTTTAATATCAACGAAGAGGTGCTCCGGATTGAATCCCGCCTTATCCATACGGTGGACGGAGCTCTCATCGGAACGACTCAATCGGCTGGAGATGAAAGCCTGGGCGCCTCGGGCAAGTGGAGCTTCGTCGTCAGAAATCTCGCCGATAAAGCTGACGCTTACCCTCTTATTTATCCTGAAAAAATACCGGAAGAGGAAATCAACGGTGAAGCCCCGGCCGATCCGGAAGAGGCAGACAGTCCGGAAGAGCCTGTCAAAGAACCGGCGGCAGCAACCGCCGATGAGGAGTCTCCCGGGACGGATCAGGATACCCGGGAAGACGAATCCATCGATGCTGCCGAAACGAATGAACCGTGGTTTGTTTTCGACTCCATTGATGTCTCATCATCAACTTTCATCCCCCTGGCCCGTTTCAGAGAGTATTCAAAAGCGGGAACCGGGGCGGAACTGGCTGCCTCCATGAAGCTTTTCTCTCTCCCTCTCGATTTCAGAATCGCCCTGGGGGCTGCATGGG
This window harbors:
- a CDS encoding Ig-like domain-containing protein, which encodes MKRKKSDILILLTVFIFSSFQSCSNFLIDPRIAPDSEPVPSALSAVISATISVGKESTYGVSVVTIDWSEEVPDVSISDLEPLNCTVGGFSHSGDTSSFSLTAVSSGTVGFSISAGAITGISGLKNTEENYLFIYSPVGLTLSISSTEPSITSLTPIPLTFHFSESVTGFEITDISTTLGSVENLSGSGYLYSADLVPGTDGTAEIAVVQGAAADTLTGASESQNAVFSITYDGTSPGVILTGPVSDGGIAGYNTLTFTASFSEPVTGFTLDDISALNADLANLGGSGTTWTFDVTPRAEALVSLDIPAGIAFDSAGNGNTALADTYDYTYNSIKIAVNFTSSSSPVTNDATVTITIAFDLDMDQDDLAVGELSINGGSLSNFQKISDDVYTVDIVSMTTGTITLTVADGAASRTEGRTNPESSFSFTYDGDGPALPLFDVLEFSSRDVLFSDDAANEILEIDLTTDYSGDTGLTFEYTIDNGATWLGYTDPRYIAAEGLYSGINIRVTDGAGNVSEGTAVTNVTIDSTPPDSPIVNILTDPVNASNYTDFSFALSGGEADITYNYTLSSSMGGTDVTGSGSLDGSGEVSVSGLDTTSLNDGTLTLQVRLTDEAGNQSGIGQDQVERDIIAPSAPVVTINSSDPVTSADNDSFSFSVTGGEEGAAYSYTISSDSGGAVLSGSGTFDSTGDFSESNINVEALPDGNLTVSIVQTDNAENQSAAGSDTVVLNAKAFNDSDFSQAVDATNVGSYSFSIFGDPDSTYSYTLSSSNGGASLSDSGLIPAGGEEAIGPLDLSAMNDGWLILIVSVTDTLGNSSIKVFVAEKSSVLPDTGTADFSAATMSVTFDMSFHGSQTVPDRSGGSGTEVVKFDTADFAGSAFDDVIKFTDLSDGETFAIAGGGGFNTIDLSDHPASAITITSGILGDAGQANNGSVMIDLGGGESAAINFTDVQYFEFNSKVFDGSPHALILDNIDDNAYYFDGSANSIIVDDNGLSDAFSPAIPIYQGSLQKNFNLGLSVQMITGTRSQNASLVFDYVDHGNFKFIEAGAGGDIWRIRELVNGTASANLATFVETLESGDDYATTPVYSLELRVTGEDGDVAEIWSAGEMKTSYDFNEPLNDGLFGVNTRNAQSKMTLNLEPSNWAPYVKKYDVKISQSAGNTVTLDLLGDALDQEDEPLILTALSSGSGTLSDNGDGTVTYQVPGPSFYGIDEFTYQVSDGTNISTGTIRFDVVP